From a single Nicotiana tabacum cultivar K326 chromosome 8, ASM71507v2, whole genome shotgun sequence genomic region:
- the LOC107765874 gene encoding pectin acetylesterase 8-like: protein MRRVDSRWYQWIIVLLICSVMKVKAEVIPNKVAKTLVQDAFSKGAVCLDGSPAAYHYDQGSGDGVNNWIVWLEGGGWCRSVEDCGQRFNYSNGSSNHIDSKSFYGLLSNSKTSNPDFYNWHRIMIRYCDGSSYTGDVELVDKVTNQHYRGARIFQAIMEELLAKGMKNATNAILSGCSAGGLGTMFHCDRFRSLLPSTARVKCLSDGAYFLLDNDFKRANILESTYDGVVNLHNSAKVLPPSCTSRMNPASCFFPQHIQEDIKTPLFILNSAYDSWQVTSIVLSLIVDTVIPFADRQDFAENCKKNLSKCSPHQQKLLQGFGAEFLSALPKSYSPSQRGMYINSCLMHCQTDHDWSWNSNSDLLNNKTIAKVFGDWFFERDPSQEMVKQHDLPQICSPPS from the exons ATGAG AAGGGTAGATTCAAGATGGTATCAGTGGATCATTGTCCTACTGATTTGTTCAGTAATGAAAGTAAAAGCAGAAGTTATACCAAACAAAGTTGCTAAAACCCTTGTTCAAGATGCCTTCTCAAAAGGAGCTG TTTGTTTGGACGGAAGTCCAGCAGCATACCATTATGACCAAGGGTCTGGAGATGGAGTCAATAATTGGATAGTTTGGCTTGAG GGAGGAGGATGGTGTAGAAGTGTGGAAGATTGTGGACAGCGGTTTAACTACAGTAATGGCTCCTCTAATCATATTGACAGTAAAAGTTTCTACGGGTTGCTAAGCAACTCTAAAACATCTAATCCAG ATTTTTACAATTGGCACAGAATTATGATCAGATATTGTGATGGATCTTCTTACACGGGAGACGTTGAATTAGTTGATAAA GTTACCAATCAACATTATAGAGGTGCAAGGATTTTTCAAGCGATTATGGAGGAACTACTAGCCAAAGGAATGAAGAATGCTACAAAT GCTATTCTATCTGGGTGTTCAGCTGGTGGGTTGGGGACTATGTTCCATTGTGATCGTTTTCGATCTCTATTACCTAGCACAGCTAGAGTAAAATGTCTTTCAGATGGTGCCTACTTTTTGCTCGA CAATGATTTCAAGAGAGCCAATATATTGGAATCAACCTACGATGGAGTGGTTAACTTACAT AATTCAGCCAAAGTGTTGCCCCCATCATGTACTTCAAGAATGAATCCAGCCTCG TGTTTCTTCCCACAACATATACAAGAAGATATCAAGACCCCACTTTTCATACTCAATTCTGCGTATGATTCATGGCAGGTTACTTCAATAGTACTAAGTTTG ATAGTAGACACCGTTATACCATTCGCAGACCGACAAGACTTTGCAGAAAATTGTAAGAAAAACTTAAGTAAATGCTCCCCCCATCAGCAAAAGTTGTTACAAG GTTTCGGGGCAGAATTTTTAAGTGCATTACCAAAATCATATAGCCCTTCACAGAGAGGAATGTATATCAACTCTTGCCTCATGCATTGTCAAACTGACCATGATTGGAGCTGGAATAGTAATAGTGACTTGTTGAATAATAAG ACAATTGCAAAGGTATTTGGTGACTGGTTCTTTGAACGAGATCCCTCACAAGAGATGGTAAAGCAACACGATCTGCCACAAATCTGTAGTCCACCTTCTTAA